GGGGATGGCAGCGGGGGAGGACTCgggggcggcggagcggcgcggtacggctggggacagcggggagccgggcagggcggAGGGGCGAGCCCGGCGGCGGGAGGGGGAAGGGCTGAAGGGCTGAGCCGTGCCCGGAGCGCtgccggcggggccggggtgAGTCACGGCGCGGGAGGGAGCGGCGGGATGCGGCGTCCCGGGAGGGGCTGCGGGGCGAGGGGTCGGTGCCCGGGGTGGGTGCAGCCGGTGCCCGGGCCGTGGCTCCCGGAGCGCCCGTCCTTTCGGGCGTGCACGCCGGCAGAGCCGCTCCGGACCGCCCCCTCCCCCGCCGGTATCGCCCATCGCTCGGGAGCTCGTCCCGCTGTTCGCGAGTTATTGGCAGGGAGtcccagaagggtttgggttggagggggCCTTAAAGCTCATCTGTTTCCACCCCCCACctctgccgtgggcagggacaccttctactatcccaggctgctccaagccctgtccagcctggccttggacacttccagggatccagaggcagccacagctcctctgggcaccctgtgctaGGGCCTCACTGCTATCACagagaataatttctttcttgtatAAAATCAAAACCTTCCCTCTCTCAGTCTAAAGCCATTCTCTCTTGTCCTGTGACTCCTGTCACACTTTTGCCCTTgtcaaaagtccctctccagctctcttgaaGCCCCTTTAGGTACAGAGCAAACTCTGGAATTGCTTGTGATCGGCCTCTCTCTCTTTCACAGGTTATCAGGAAGAAGAACTGGCAGAACTCTGTGCTAGCACACAGCATGAATTCAGCCCATGGCCTGGATCTCACCTCTATTACTAATAACCTGGGCTGGGAAAATTCTGACACATGGCAGTGACATCTGGGCGAAAGGTGACTCTCTAGGGACGTTTAGTTTTTTGCCAACGATCTGGATCAGcctttaatttcagaatttgtttGTGAACTGCCATAGTAGCTGTCACGGTGGTGGTGGTGAAATCATAAAGCTGGCAGCACAGTAAAGCAAGTCCTTAAGATTGTGTTTGATCTCTGGGAGCTGAAAGTGCTGAATAAAATTTTCACACGACTTAAACTACGTTTTGGATCATTGCGTTAAGATTGACATTCTTCTAACTGAGcccatttttctattttaatatttaaatagagACTTATGTGAAAAGAcagtatattttttaaaggaaaaaacgATCAAGGATGAACACGCATCAGCGCATCGTTTTTTACTAAAAATTGCTGGACAAGACTACTGTGTAAAATAGTGGGTAGGGTCTGAAGAAAACCTTTTGTATACATATTGCATTGGGGtttttatattataaaattGAACAAGTAACTAAGAAAATAGTGTAACCTCTCCATTAGTAATTTTACTGTATTACATGCAAAATGGGTTATAGTTTTTACTGTTGGATACTGAAGAAGTAATGTTTTAGTGAAAGGAGTGTGCAGCTTGGTAATCCAAGATTACATGAAACTATTTTTTATatcaaaaagcaagaaaatgcaCATTCAGGACTGGCTTAATTAAAGCTCTAGTGTTTAGCAATGGAAAGCCCACAGATAAACTTGCCTCTAGGTCTGGTTTCAGACCAAAAAAGGAGGAGGATCCAAGAGGATGGGAGTCCTCCACTGAAAAAAGCAATGACAGAAATGCATGCAAATAACAAAGTACAGGttgtaataaataaattgccaacaataaagaaggaaaacctGGATGACTATGACGAAACTCCAGTGGAGGCTGATGGGGCAACCGCCAAGCCAAACAGTGCTTCACTATCTGAGCCTTTGAGTTTAAATCCAGGTTTGAAACACACGTTGGCACAGTTCCACCTGAGCAGCCAGAGTTCCCTGGGTGGACCTGCAGCTTTCTCAGCTCGGTATTCCCAGGAAAGTATGTCACCTACTGTCTTCCTGCCTCTCCCATCACCACAAATCCTCTCTGGTCCACTGCTCATCCCTCCAGACAGCTCCACAGAACTCACCCAGACCCTGCTGGAGGGGGAATCCATCTCTTGTTTTAAAGTCGGAGGAGAAAAAAGACTTTGCCTGCCTCAAGTGTTGAATTCTGTTCTCCGAGACTTTTCCTTGCAGCAGATCAACACGGTGTGTGATGAGCTCTATATCTACTGCTCAAGGTGCACTTCTGACCAGCTTCACATTCTGAAGGTTTTGGGAATTCTTCCATTCAACGCTCCGTCCTGTGGGCTCATTACGCTGACGGACGCTCAGAGACTATGCAATGCTTTACTGCGCCCTCGCACTTTTCCCCAAAGTGGCAGTTTCCTCCCTGGTAAGAACACCTTGGCCCAGCTGAAAGAGACTGGCAGTGCCTTCGAGGTAGAGCATGAATGCCTGGGCAAGTGCCAGGGGTTGTTTGCACCTCAGTTCTACCTTGCCCCTGATGACCCGTGCATCCAGTGCTTGGAATGCTACGGGATGTTCTCGCCCCAGACCTTCGTGATGCATTCACACAGATCCCCGGACAAGAGGACCTGCCACTGGGGCTTTGAGTCAGCCAAGTGGCACTGCTACCTGCACATTAACCAAAAATACCTGGGCACATCAGAGGAGAGAGAGCTGAAGCATCTCTTGGAGGAAATGAAGGAGAAATTCAGcgagaaaaatcagaaaagaattCGGTCCAAAGTAAGTTTCACCTGGTGGTGTAAAACTCCCAGATCTCTTTCTGTTCACACATAAATACTTGTTTTAGAAGCACATTGCTTGGCTTTTCTAAGTGGGAATACTTGTCACATCAAGCCTAAGATAAATTTGTGAGAGCTTCACCATGGAAATAACATTTCTCATTAAGAGGGGTGgtaatttctttcctctttggGCTGCAAGTAACCATTTGAGCTGGCTTGGCTTTGTTGGTTCTTGTTCTGTCCTAAGGTATACAGACTCTGAAAAGTTCAGCCTATTGTGAAAATTTTTGTTCTCCCATTTGACCTTTGAGTAGGTTTTATGCAGcgtgtgctgcagcagctgagcaaagcagaaaggagcTTGAAAATCGAGTAGTACAAATGAATTCTTCATTTGTTGTTTGTACTCCAGCACGCACACGTGGGCTGTATGGCAACCTGGCTTGCTGGCCACCCATCTCATGACTTGTGTGCAGGGTAATGGTGCTTTGCTAAATGGCTATTTAGAAACCCAGTCTGCTTGTTCAGCAAGAGCTTTCTGTTTAAACCACTTGTGCAGTGAAATATGCTAAAAAGAGGGGGTTTTAAGCAGCCCAAGTAATGAGCTGTAGGCCGGTATCTTGACAATGGTTAATAATAGACatcttattttttcctaaaatactGCTGCAAGTCTGTGCTGTGGTTCCAAAATACAGAGCTTATTTGTCCCTTGGAGAGCTTCTCTTTAAATAATAGgaccagcagcagagaaacattAATATAGATGTTCCCATTCATTGAAAGCACAATTTGGGGGcataattaaaacttttaataGGTTTTTAATGGTTTCTGCCCCATGATTGCTTCTTTTCAGTGTATTcagtttttctgtgtctttttgaTGGCTTCTGGTTTGATGATAAATCCATGTTGTCTGTTGGATGTTTTGTGGTGGATTTCAAAATAGCAGCAAGAGCAGCGCAGATGGTTGAGCCCAAAAAGGGGTCTATGAGCTGACACCTTTCAGCACAAATTTTCTGTAAAGTTGGTGTTGCAGGAAGGCTGACTGTAGTAACAGGTATTGTTAcagtggtgccagtctgcaggAAGAAATTTTACCAGCAGATTCCCATGGAAGTCTGCATTGTGGCATGATTCCACATGCTGAATTATTTGAAGATGCAGTCTCCTAGCAAAGAGACTTTGCTTTTCAACTGATAAAGACATGTCAGTCTTTATTCTTGCAATGCCAGTGTAGGAAGTGAACTACAGCATGGTGGATGCATCAGTGGAAATAGTCTTCCACGTTCACACCTATAAATGCTGCTtctcttcccacagcagcagatttCAGACAATGAGGTCTTTCAGTTTCAtgtgcaaagaggaaaaaaagcccagctgAAATTAGCAGTGGCAGTAATTTGGACTGGACTGGTGCAAATGAAACTGTAAAACTTTTTTCAGTCTTCCATTGCAGAACTGTGTAGTTCTTTTTACAAAGCAACATGTGAAACCAGAGTCAGAAGCTGTGAAAACCTGAACAGAATACAATGGTGggggaggttttgggtttttttccatcctgTGGATATTTATCTTGAAGTACAAAAGAGTAAAAGAGTTTAAGAGGGCAATGTTGGAGTACGGTTTCCCTTTCCTTGTCCTGGGGGAGCTTAGGCTGCTTCAGTTGtcttttcatagaatcacagaatggtttaggttagaagggaccttaaagatcatctcattccaccccctaccctggacagggacatcttccaccagGCCAGATTGCTcacagctccatccagcctgaccttgaacatCTCCAGGGTTGAGCAGCCACAactcatttctgtgttttgggagGGATATCAGGTGCCACGTGTAGACATTCCCTTTCCTTACACTCCTAGGGGAATTTATGTGCAGAGTGTTCTGTTTGCTGTTCTCTCACCTCACCACCTTTGCTGAGTCAGTCCTCAGAAGTGCTGACACATCTTTGTGATTATCGTGGAGGGCCCAGGAAGAACAGTTGCCCTTGGCTAGGTCTTTCCCCATCTAGAAATAATGAGTTAATTAAATCCCATAGTCTTTGGAGCATCCTAGCCTGTGCTTTGCCTTTCTCCTTAGCATTTCGTTCTCAGTTTATTCACCTCACAGTGCAAATATGCttttgtttcaatattttaaaagcaaagtacTCTTGAgattaattcctttctgttctttgtGTTAATAAGAAAGCTGTGAGCGGTGTGCTTGATTGTCACAATTTTCTGTGGAGTTCTAGACTGCAGTGCAACATCCACCTGCTCTTCATGGAACAGCTGTCACCAAGTCTGCTGATTCCTGCACTGACAGATCCTTGTTCCCTTTGACTTTGCGACAGTTTCTCATCATCTCTGCACTAATTTCAAAGTTTTAGTGTCTTGCTTCTCTGATTCCTTGAGCTGGTCACAGTGCACGGGGGAAATCTTACAGCATAGAGGGTTAACATATCTCCTGGATTTATAAATCCAATTTCTGCTAAAACTACTGGCTTAATGATTACACTAAACCATTATTtacctatttattttttctttttttcctttgtccaACTAGccttgaagaaaaataagtgattttTCATGCAACCCTTTTAAACAGTTTGAGTTGAAGTAATTCAATTCAGCTTGTTGTGTTTGCAGAATTATTTAAGAGCatctaaaataaacaaattgtCAGGTAATGAAATAgacatatagatatatatacatacatatatagaAATAGATGCCGTATTTAATTTACCTGAATGGTGAGGGAAGAATCCTGttagaaaaatacttagaaaatgctttgtttatttATGGTAAcgttttattttcttccctaagTAAAAATTTGATTGCATGCTATGAAATTCATTTGCAAGATTCTCGCTAATGGATAGACAGTAAATTCAGTTTCCATTTGAAATaggtaaagaggaaaaaaaaaatctgacctAGTAATTTGAAAGTAGAGATGACCTGATAATTtcatatgtaaatatataagCATGTTAGTCCTAAAATATGGACAAATGTGATCTAAAGCTAAAATCAGATCACTGCATACTAGCTGCAGTATAAGTAGATTATATGTGATTACTTAAATTATTAGAATGATCTGAGTAGGTAGAAAAAACTTGACAAGTGTCAGGATGAGGCCATTTTTCTAGAGATTATTCaaatattgtttatttaaaGCCTTCTTATGAATTTACAACTCCAGAGCTTCTCTTCCTTGcgccctccctccctttctgtCTGTGTTGGAAGTGATTTGAGGAACGGCAGGGGTGGAGTTGAGTTTCAGTTTCGTTGTGAGAGCTGAGTTTGGTGGGGTGGGAGTTTTGGTCAGAATGGGGCAGGTGGGGTTTGgtgcctgccagggctgggtggtGTTGGGTTGTTCAGACATGGCTCAGGTCACTGGGGCTctcacactgccagggatgaaATTCTCTTCAAGTTTATTCCAGGGTGTGTAAATACAAACTTTTCTGATAATATAGCAATACAGGATTATTTAACAGTTTAAGCTTTATAggctgtttttttaattgagcaGCTTATCAAAGGTGCTGGGTCTGGCTGGAATGGTGGTGACTTTGTAGCAGCCTGTatgctgctgtgctttggatttgtgGCTAAAACTGTGGCTAACACACAATGTTCTGGCTACTACAATAAAAACCGGGATAGGAGGAGGTGAAAGAGGGTTTGGCATCCAAGGTGGAGGTTGTTCAAGGGTGGCTGGGCAGTTCTCTGAGGGAAGGACTGAGCCATGCCCTTTGCTTTACTTGTGTTTTTCCTTCACCTCTTAAACCAACTTTATCTTGATCCAGGAGCTTCCTTGCTCTTTTCCCTTCCATGCCCTGGGGATggtgctgagggagcagctTTGTGGTGcttggcagctgcctggggtcAGCCAATCACAGCCTACCCAAAACCCCACGTCCCAAAGCTGTTCTAATACAGTGGAATTACAAATTGATTTCTTAGCTATGAGAATATTGTAAATATATGGGGAGACACTTTCACTTGAAGTTAAGAGCAACTTTGCAGGGAAGCACAAAGTATCACCAGGAATTTTGAGTAAAGAGTGATTCCAAAAACATCTCTTGAGACACACAGAACAAGAATTGCTTTCCAAATGCAAAATACACAGAAGTTTTTAAGATTATATATTTTGATGCACCTGAGGTAATTTTGTTTGCTACTGCAAAAGGAATGGCATTTTTATGTTAATGGGAGCAGCTTTGCCTGCTTGTGTAATGAAAATTTGTGATGACTGAAGAAAGTTCTGTCCCTGGAATAGCAGCACACTgttgcatttaattttgaaataaagtatCTGGCAGGTGCTTACTTTATATAGACACATTATTACAAATGGCTCCTACAACTTTTGGGAATTCTagtttctgctttctgtttctctcaaGCTTGTTTAGTAGAGTTTTTGAAACTGAGCAGAGCTTTTAGATAGGTCTGTGAAGagattttcctttaatttcattGCTGTTTTGCCCACAATGGTAAATTGGAGATCAGAGATAATTCTGTGGCTTGTATCTCTGCCAAAGAAACCCCATTTCCCAGCACCCCAGTTTCTCTGGTGTACCTGTATAAATGGTGTAAATGCCATATCCCTGAGGAGTGTTTGTGAAAATGTAAATAACCTGTGTTTCAGTtaccaatttattttctttcctttaggCAGAACCACAGCAGAACCTGGAATTATCGCAGTGGTATCCAGTTATAAAGCAAGAAGCAGAAACTGATCCTCAACCACCTTCCTTTTTCCACCCCAGGTAACTGAGTTTCCTATGTAGAAATATAAGCACTGTCAAGTATTCAAATACTTTTGGCTATTTAGGGATAATTCAAACtgcaaaaaaatgtattttcaacCTGAACTGTAAGGATAACTCTTCAGGTATCACACAGGAATGATTTAACCCTaaatttttatgcatttctttGTGTAAGTACTAATGAACTGCTTATTATGAGTGTGTTTAGGTATAGGACTCAAGCTGTGACCTGTGGGTGTTCTTCAGCAGGCAATACAAttgaaatgcaattaaaatttcCCCTTTCTTAGTAGAAATGACAGAGGTAACTTTTGATCTTTCGTATTGTAATACAATTCATGCATGTGGAAAGCTGCATATTTACCATGAGGAcaatttaatttccttccagAAAAGATTTCCAAGAGGTGTTGGAGTACTTTCTTCTACAGTGGAACGAGGGCTGCAGCTGAATTGTGGACTGGTTTCCTGGTTTTAGAAACATTGATCCCTTACCCAGTTTGTCACCAGCAGCAAGGGAAACAGTTTTTCTTGATATTCCACTTTCCCTCACCCCCTGTGGTTGCACAGGTCCTGGATTTGGGTTAGAGAAGACCCTTTTTGGTGCACGCACATCACACTGGTTCCCAGGCAAGGAAGGGAGTGGAGGAACTTCTGTAGTGGGTTCTGTTTGTGCCAGTGCCTTCCTTCAGAACCAGGAGAAAGGGAAGTGTTGAAGACAGCAATTGAGCTCCAGGGGCACTGGTGATGTTGGCACTgacctgagcacacctgggccTCTCTTCCCTCTGTACTGGGCTGAGTGGTGAGGTGAGGGTGGGAgacagggatgctccaggagctgtgaaAATCCAAATGGGCAGCTCAATGCACTTGGGAAGGAAGGTCCAGTATTGGTCCCAGACGTGCCCCAGGACTGTCAGAACACAGCTTTGCTAATTAAGTGAGGTGCTCATTCCCACTACACTGATCACCTCCCCATCCTCCATTGCTAATGTAAGGATTATGAAAATGCTGGAGAGTCTGGATTCATTGGCATTCTAATTCCACTCTTTGCATCTAAATGAAGTTGTCATAtgattttctgtgatttttttttaatcagacaTGTTTGGAAAATCTACATGTTTGATAGCCTCAAAACCTTATCTAGATAATCTAATCTACTCAGTAAAGATTAAGTGGGTCATTAGGCTTTCCTTTTGCAttggaaaaattttaaaaggaagtgCTTATTTTTCATTGATGCTTTCACAGTTTGAGCTCATGTTAAATTAAAGTTACTGCTCTCATCCAGCCATCATTTATTATGTCTTACCTTTCACTATGAATTTTACTCTTCTGCTCTTTCAGTTACTACCTTTATATGTGTGATAAAGTGGTTGCCCCGAATGTGTCTCTTGCATCTCAATACAAGGATGTTGCAAAAACAACAGTAAAAGCATCAGAAGTTAATAAATCCTCACCTGGGCACTCAGAGAAGAAGCTCAGTAGTGGAAAGCACAAAAAAGCTGCCTCCTATCCAGAGCTTTCTCttgaagaacaggaaaaaattgaCTTGAAAGCTGGTGTGGAGCAGCCAAATAAACGTTTAGGTGAGTAGTGAAAATTATGTTGAAGTCTTTGATTTTTATACCATGGAAAGCTTTACACTGAGCTAGAATTTTGTGATGTCACTTCAGGTTTCCAAAAATTCCCTCCACCTTTTTGTAATCTCaggttttctttgcatttttttcactctggaatttgaactttctgtgattattgttctctgtttttttcctgtgtagaTCCTCCTGTGCCAGCTCGTTCCACGAGAGGTGGAAAGTCTGAGCGTGTTTCTTCCAAAATCACCAGAGACTCTGGCCGTGCTGAGGGAGGTGCTGATGCACGAACCTTGTCCCCCACCCTCATGAAAGACATCAGCTGTGAGGATGACAAGGGAAGGATCATGGAAGAAGTAATGAAAACCTACAtcaagcagcaggaaaagctaaACACCATTttgaggaggaagcagcagctccaaatgGTACAGTGGCAGTCTGAGTGCATTTccccctgggcagcagggagctggtgtGAGCTGGCTCCACAGTCAACATCACAGATTGCATCCTTTAGAAACACCAAAGCACACAGATCATCTTTCCCTCAGCTTAAATCCAGACACCAAATCTTCAATATCCCTTATGCTCGTGAGTTTTGAGCCCACTAATAAGTGGTGTCTCTTCAGTTTGCAGCAGCTGGGtccaagcagctcctgcttttgcTGTATCCTTTaaaatttctcagttttcagGCTTTTAAAGGCGCAGATATCAGTATTCTAGGAATGATCTTATCACTGCCCTGTATAAAAAAGAACACCATCTTCCATTCTGCACATAAAAGAACacctattcctattcccatttGCTAAACTGTGCTTttagggattttatttttcgtcttttttttaataatgaattattttagaGGCTGGTGTTCATTTGtgatgtttctgttttctgaattcAGTTTAATAATGTCTTTACTTCTTGCATCAGTGGAACAGAcctaatattttaatttattttaatttaaatgttttctcagAATCTAGGAGCTCAGGTAGGGCCCTAGAGCTGCTGCTTTAAAGTTGTTCTGCTGTTGGAGGTAAAGCTTGTagataagtttaaaaaaactgCAAGTTTAAAAATACCAGAATATCAGTGGACAAAGAAATCAAAcacttcattttgttttctaatgCTACACTTTTTGCATCTTCAAAGTATATTTTAGTgagtcagtgctgctgcttcctgaggCTCACTGCTGGAAGTGCAAATTTGTTTCTGGAAGCTCTGTGTACTTGGAAATACAAgcaatttcttaaaaattagaTGCATGTTACAGAATTCCATAATTTCATTGTTAAGTAGATCAGTCTGTTGTTAATGGTCTTTTTGGCCTCACTGGTTTCAGAAACACTTTTAAATTcggggttttttatttttctggtgttAGAAGAAGTATGTGATCTTGATCTTTCTTTACAGGAAGTGGAAATGTTAAGCAACTCTAAAGCTATGAAGGAGCTgactgaagagcagcagaactTACAAAAAGAACTTGAATGTTTGCAAGCAGAGCATGCACAAAGAAtggaagaattttattttgagcAGAGAGACTTGGAGAAGAAACTGGACCAAGTGATGAAGCAAAAATGTAGCTGTGACTCCAATTtggaaaaagataaagaagCTGAATATGCAGCACAGGTGAGAAGGGGAGGtttatttcaaacaaaacaaatttagTGTATCAGGAAATTGTGGAGTTGTTGTTGAACCACCTGAaggtttcattttctctgtgttctgaCACCACAGACAAATACCAAAATAAGTCAGAgacagcaatattttttcctgttccttgaTTGAAATGAGGTAGAATGTAACTTACAGAAACATATGATATTATTGATGAAATACGAAACTTAAACGTGAGGTCTGTTACatccttttgtttaaaaaaaatctgtttttgaTGTATATGGGTTAGCCCATGATACAAACTTAAACACTGTCgttattttatgtaaaaaaaacaaaacaatccaaACCTCTGAACTATCTTTTTGCCATACCTTGCTGCTCCTCATGTTCCTTGGTGGTGGAACCTTCTGCAGTATCTGATGAGCCCCTTCTGGGCTCTAACAAAACATTTAGACAAGAGTTTtcttggaaattaaaataatattagtGTCTCTCATTCTTGCCTCTTGGATTCATATGTCAAAACTTATAGACTTGTTTTTTCCTGTCACTTCCTTTTAGCTTTTACTATTGCTTCTTTATGTTGGAGGTTATtccaatgggaaaaaatatagtTAAAGACAAAGGAAACCTTGGAATGCCCCTTTTAAAAAAGGGGCTGTAGTTATgattaagtattttattttgcacCATATCACAGTCCAACATTTTTAAAGGGAACAAAATCCAAAACTTGAGCTCAGTAAAGCTCTGTGGTCCTTGGTTCACAGCTGTGTATATTTCCTGGTCTGACTGACTCAAACTGAGAACAGGCACTACTTGAGAGACaggttttggtatttttggtgAGTAGGGCAGAGACTCACATTGTAAATCCTTCTCATGAATTTAATTTCATGACATCCCACTCCACTGATTCTTGGCCTTTGCTGCCAGAAATAATCCTCTGTGACTAAGGCCTGATTTACTAAACATCTGGTACAAGCCCTATTAGTGCAAGTAACAACGTGTTCTAATTTATGGAGATCATCATGTACAGCACGTTTTATAGGGCTTGTGCAGCTTGCTTCCTTTGGAGGGTGAAAACTGGATTGTTCCCCAAGGAGATTGGTTGTGTGTTTCTTTTGAAGCTAGACTTTGAAAAGTACATACATTCCTTGTATAAAAGTTTACTCTGTTATTACCTCTGTGGTAGATCTATTAATAATGTACAATTTGaacctttttttctatttatcaCATCTTGCAGTAGATTCTTGTTCCAAGAAGCACCAGAGTTAAACAGAGATCTTGAGGACAGGGAACTTCCCCAAGCTGTGtatacagcatttaaaaaagCCTTAATCTGATGTGTTCTTGAAGCAGTTGCCCAGGCTGCCTTTTCTGTCTGAGAGCTGTGAACTGCAAGGAACTCTTCTAATGCATTAAACAGAATTAAGAATTTAGTATTTACAACTTGCTTAAAAATCTCTTCACCTTTCTAGACCTGTCTGAATACTCACTGTCTTGCCCTCCTTTTTGACTTCTTTATTGGAATAATTGCTTCACCCTGTCAGTCACAGTAGGGCAGAATAACCAGTCCAGGAGCCTTTCCTTAGATCTGGGAATCAAAGCCAGAGACGTGTTGCAGCGTGCAGGCAGTGGGCACTGTTGCACTTCACTGCATCACTTGTGCACTCAGGACTTGCATTAACAGCCTGTTGTTGTCTAAGAACTGCTGAAGTGTTTCTGATTAAAGAAGCAGGGATGAAATGTGGTGTTTCTCTGAAATCAGCACAGCCATTCCTTCACCCAGCACATTCTGTAGCAGTTGGTGAACACCAGTAATACTCTGTGGGttcctgctctttccttctCATGAGCTGTCTTCCTAATTCTCAGTGAGATGGATGCGTAGTGATGATGTACATCAGGTAGATAGGTATCATTAAAGGCAGATAGATATTTTTAGATGGAGAGGGGTCTTCTACTAAGAAATAATGCCATAAATCAGTGGGAGAGAGG
The Oenanthe melanoleuca isolate GR-GAL-2019-014 chromosome 9, OMel1.0, whole genome shotgun sequence DNA segment above includes these coding regions:
- the SKIL gene encoding ski-like protein, encoding MESPQINLPLGLVSDQKRRRIQEDGSPPLKKAMTEMHANNKVQVVINKLPTIKKENLDDYDETPVEADGATAKPNSASLSEPLSLNPGLKHTLAQFHLSSQSSLGGPAAFSARYSQESMSPTVFLPLPSPQILSGPLLIPPDSSTELTQTLLEGESISCFKVGGEKRLCLPQVLNSVLRDFSLQQINTVCDELYIYCSRCTSDQLHILKVLGILPFNAPSCGLITLTDAQRLCNALLRPRTFPQSGSFLPGKNTLAQLKETGSAFEVEHECLGKCQGLFAPQFYLAPDDPCIQCLECYGMFSPQTFVMHSHRSPDKRTCHWGFESAKWHCYLHINQKYLGTSEERELKHLLEEMKEKFSEKNQKRIRSKAEPQQNLELSQWYPVIKQEAETDPQPPSFFHPSYYLYMCDKVVAPNVSLASQYKDVAKTTVKASEVNKSSPGHSEKKLSSGKHKKAASYPELSLEEQEKIDLKAGVEQPNKRLDPPVPARSTRGGKSERVSSKITRDSGRAEGGADARTLSPTLMKDISCEDDKGRIMEEVMKTYIKQQEKLNTILRRKQQLQMEVEMLSNSKAMKELTEEQQNLQKELECLQAEHAQRMEEFYFEQRDLEKKLDQVMKQKCSCDSNLEKDKEAEYAAQLAELRQRLDHAEADRQELQDELRQEREAREKLEMMIKELKLQILKSSKNGKGK